AATTTCAGTAGTCTTAGGTTGGTTGATACATGGGTTGGAACTGGGTGAGGAGGAATGGCCCTGGAGGTTGGTCCTGTTCTCAGTAAAACTGGTTCAGTAGGGACTTCAACCACCACCTCATTGTCCTTTTTGGATGGTGGTTCTTCCAAATATGTTGAATAGATACCCCATGCTCATAGTACACATGCACATCTCCATGGTTTCTTTCAGCATGGAAACACATCTCCAGGAGCTCACCATCAGAATGTAGTTCCCTTAGAACAGTCTCtaaggctgcgtttgtttacCGAGACAGGACACTGAGACAGAGGCACAAAGAcataaaattgtgtttgataGAGAAGACATGGACAGAGACAATGTGTCCAAAGACACTggattagtgtattttgtgtccatcctGACAGGAAGGACACAGGAACACTAACAAtagacacaacttatttttcattactcttgttaattttttagaattataacttttattattatatttttcatctcatattttttgaatgaaaaaaaatgagaaaaaattaaattttcataatttgttctagtttatcaccaaacaaaatacaaaaacacaaaattttgtgtctttGTCCTTTAGTGTCTTGTCCTGTCCTATTCTCAGTGTCTTGTCTTGTCGTGTTCTTAGAAACAAACGCAACCTAAGGGTCTGTTTGGAACCAGCCACCAATAGTGTTCCACCTTATCATACCCAAGCTCTTTGTAGTAATCCCTGATGAAAAACACATATAGCCGATTTAGGTCAAGTTTTGGAATCTCTGAAATATGGTCCCTGGTGTATGAGACGACACCATTTTCACTCATCACAAAGGATCCTCTATGGTGACACACAATAGTAAAGAGAGCCATTTGCAGGTAACACATGATCATCAAAATTGCCATCAGCCAGGAAGGCACACTAACCCCGATCTCTAACCTACCATGAAAACACATAAACTACATACATACTACTATTTTTAGTACATTACAACCATAGCTACTATCATCACGGACGAAAACAAACAATATAAACAAAACAACAACATACGAAGAAAATcctaacaaaaatttaaaaagaaaaacacattACAAAAAGGGAGAAcaaatgaatatatatatacttaccAATGTCGAAAAAAGCCATGATCAAGAAAAACAGAGGAGTAGATAGTAGCTATTTTGTTTATCCTTTTCTATTTTAGTTACATCTAACAACCAAGATGCTTCTCCTGAGATCACTACGTGCAATACAGATGAGATAATTAGAGTGTACTTGCTTTCCTTGAGAGAGAACGCAAGAGAAAATCCCTCTTAAAGTGGCACCATTGAAGAAAataaggagaagaagaaaagactGTGTTGGATTGAGAGAGAAACAGCCACTGCATGTTAAATCCCCTCTATGCACACTAAACGACGGCATTTCTATGCAATTTGGGCGCCAAATAAAAATGGCGTCGTTTTGGATGTCCAGCCTGGCGTCCAGCGTGGCCTCCGTCGATCCAAGTCATCTTTCCGTCACCGGAAAATGCTTTAGGGATAACCGTGAGTCACCTTTACTAAATTCAGGGAAACGATTGGGGCCAATGCAAATTTAGGGACTATTTTGAGACTCGAGTGCAAGTTCAGGGACCACTTTGAGATTTaactcttatttaatttttacgAAAATGCACAAAATTTATTCCTATTTAAACTTTTCTATAAACAGGACCACAGAGGGTTGCAGACAACAATGGTGTGCTgtcagaatcagaatcagaatGTTGGACCACACAAAGCGCAAGGGACAAACACTTTCTAACAAGTCACTAACTTGAATTGTGTGAAGCGTTCTCAGAAGATTCCGTCTAGCTTTATTAACAACACCACCAATCCACCGTCAACTATGACGTTGTCAGCACTCTTTTAAGCAGTAACGTCAGTGTTTCTTTCTACCAATCCAGCATCCATAGTGGTCTCGAGAAGTGAGAAACCTTTTCTACTAGGTTTTTCTTGTAAATGTGAAGGCTTGTTGATGGGATTTTATAGAAACACAACATTTGAGAAACAACTAAAGCATTACTTTCCGTACGAACAACGTTATTTTTAGAGCGAAGGAGTTGGACAACTTAACCCCTATCCATTTGAATTTGTCTAACTAGGCACTAAATGAACACGTCAGCGAGCTCATGTGACAGGTCACGCTTCAAATGTGATAGCCCAGCGTTTTCCGTCAAACTTCGTCAGAAAATAACACACAGTGATTGTATTGTGTGACGGAATTAAGGAACAGGGACCAAAATAGatcatttttattttgagaGATTTCATTGTCATTTTTTAAAATGGACAGAAGTCGAATTAGTAGTTTACTCTTAATGTATTagttttcaagaaaaaaaaatcatttttattattaattacttttttaatCACTACTTTTTTAATCACTACTTGTTTAATATATCTTTGTATTGAATATTTGATAATATATTGAATATGAAACGAAAGGACATCTTGTTAACTACACATACAGTAACACTCCTCTCAATCTGTCTCTTCTCTCccttattttgttttatttctaCATATGACTGATACCGATTACCGAACGTCTCTGGTACAAGACAATTTACTTTTATCTAATCACAATAAACAAGTGACAAAGTGACAGTGACATGGCCAGCCCAAATGCAATGTCGTGCATGTTAGGGAATATGCCATAATGCTATATTGAATTTGATCCGGTAATTCGGATTGATCCCAATTTTGCATTAATTCTGCATCAACTTTGAAAAAATTATAAGCCACAAAAGTAGAGCGGAATTGACCAGcaccaaaagaaaaatgaattgacttattaatacaaaattttaaaacttttcttCCATAAATACATAAGCTGCTGATATTCAGAAAATTTAGGGGCAACAGACCAACCGTATTAGCAATTTTGGCAAGTATTTAACTAGCATAAatgccaaattattttcaataaataaaaaagataaaaaaaaaagaatagtcagaatttattttatttaacatttattcattaatttttgtaataattaatgaatattaaataagttaaattttggctattttcttttatttttttttttgttattaaatatttttgataaGTTTTATTGATTCATTATGTGCAAATTCTAATAACAATAAATCGATAATGCTAtagagacaaaaataaaaatctaaaacttgctttatttaatatttattagtaAATTTGGACTGTTTTTGGTTAATTCTTTTttgttatcaaatatttttgttctAATAACTGAGtacaaaatttatattaattcatGTGTGTAAActcaataaatataaatataaacttATGTGTTTGATGTATACAAATTTATGTAAATGTGGGTACAAACTATTGCGGTTAactcaaaataatatttgttggGTATGTAGTATTGCGGATTGAAATTTCAATTTGTTTGTGAATATAATCAGTTGTCTCCATGCGAGATAACATATAAACTGTAGAAAATGATGCTGTGTTTCACTAATTAATCACCAAAAGCAAACACTACAAATTTACAAAAAATGATTACAGAACATTAGCTAACACTATTACTAGCAATCATATTGGTATTAATTACATCTCTCTTTCTTAGACTTTATTTTTATCCAAACATAATACGAATATAGATCCTCTAAAATGAGAATGAGAATAATTGTAAGGATCCTATTACAGTCTAACCAAGCAATGTTGATGATCATGATTCCCTTgctaaaaaagaagaaagttgCATGACTTACTGAGATCAAGAATGGCCTTCTGAATTTGTccatctaaaactaaaactaagtGAGGGCGAGGACGAACATGTCTTGGGACCAACGAGGAAAGATTTCAAGTGCCTGGCAAACTCTTTAGACTTCTCTAGGTTCACTGCATGCCCTGCATTCTTGATCACCACAATATGAGCACTTTCCCCTATATGCCTGCTCCAAATCAAACACAAGTCCATTGTTGTTTAAGATGATGCTTCGAACTTGTATGTGCTGGGTTGAGAAATCTATATATCTCACCTTTGTAATCTGTGTCCTAACTCGAGAGGGAATACCTGATCTTGCTCTCCCCATATGATTAGCGTGTTCTGCTCCATCCAATACCAGAGAATCATGTAAATGTTCAAATAATTCAAAGAATAGGTGAATTGGATAAAATGATACATACCTGTTGGATCTTGGGAAGATTAGAAAGTTTTCGACCTTTGAGTATTGCCTCAAGTAATTCTCTCTTCTCATCAACGCAACGTGTACACATCACCTGCTTAGCTTGTTTCCAAATAAAGCATCAATTAAACAAATCATATGTCTCTATCTTTGATTTGATTatgcaaagaaattaaagagggaTACCTGAATGAAATCTGCAAGGAACCAAGTAGGGACGCCCCTTGCAGGCCTAACAAAAGATAGCCGCATCAACTCCCTGAGCTTCTCGGGAGTCTGAGGCATCAAAATGCTTGCAGCTTCATCCAAATCAGAAACCTTAAACAACCCATTTTTCATGTCAATCTCCTCCAAGCAAACACCCGTGCAACAAAGCGCCAACTTCTCCACTTTCTCAGGGAACTGTGCAGCCAAACTATACGCCACAAAGCCACCATAGCTGATCCCAACCAAGCTCATCCTGTGGACACCATGAAACTCCATCAGCTTCCTCAAGCACACGGCCTGAAAGGACTCCGTCCTCTCAGGTCGTGACGTGAAGGAATCGCCGAAGAAGAGAAGGTCAGGCACGTAAACGTTGAAG
This sequence is a window from Arachis stenosperma cultivar V10309 chromosome 10, arast.V10309.gnm1.PFL2, whole genome shotgun sequence. Protein-coding genes within it:
- the LOC130954716 gene encoding uncharacterized protein LOC130954716: MWQYGDHLRNFVAHFNVYVPDLLFFGDSFTSRPERTESFQAVCLRKLMEFHGVHRMSLVGISYGGFVAYSLAAQFPEKVEKLALCCTGVCLEEIDMKNGLFKVSDLDEAASILMPQTPEKLRELMRLSFVRPARGVPTWFLADFIQQVMCTRCVDEKRELLEAILKGRKLSNLPKIQQNTLIIWGEQDQVFPLELGHRLQR